Proteins from a genomic interval of Osmia bicornis bicornis chromosome 13, iOsmBic2.1, whole genome shotgun sequence:
- the LOC114878116 gene encoding uncharacterized protein LOC114878116: MDFTVEDVVPYTSRTLYTSCTSRTRGKQQFSLGGAAYAPATDEGFDEFEGLLRQTWTVFGVSILFNFQQDEVHLKQYAKRLREEVASASTQENVSYTTEFTVMKNITLRPSPEDLPPIKIEVYGKNNDKKDVKKCLYTGILLSWRTNKNELTAVNSVRLPLLLCHGAQSTIRTVHNVLNLMFDCIIIGLHAQEDDLMWLVPIIITPTNNEEYPKDKDEIQMVYKIPELPDSDTITIKFTILDLIKILKVIIKDQSDEATAEISFKLEHINKFREVLYTQMLEIANLQLGLCTLCKIGLPSFTMIGNKMKVMNADTMNRVLLYLNEKALDTFHALHFET, from the exons ATGGATTTTACTGTGGAAGATGTTGTGCCATATACTAGTCGCACACTTTATACAAGTTGTACATCACGTACAAGAGGGAAGCAACAGTTTAGTTTAGGAGGTGCCGCATATGCACCTGCAACAGATGAGGGTTTTGATGAATTTGAAG GACTGCTTCGTCAAACATGGACTGTTTTTGGGGTAtctattttattcaatttccaGCAAGATGAAGTACATTTAAAGCAATATGCAAAACGACTAAGAGAGGAAGTTGCAAGTGCTTCAACACAAGAAAATGTTTCATATACTACAGAATTTACTGTTATGAAAAACATAACATTAAGGCCCAGTCCAGAGGATCTACCACCAATCAAg atCGAAGTTTATggtaaaaataatgataaaaaagaTGTAAAAAAATGTCTTTACACTGGGATACTTTTGTCTTGGAGaactaataaaaatgaattaactGCTGTTAATTCTGTAAGACTCCCTCTTCTGCTATGTCATGGTGCACAAAGTACTATAAGGACTGTTCATAATGTTCTAAATCTGATGTTTGACTGTATAATTATTGGATTACATGCTCAAGAAGATGATTTAATGTGGCTTGTTCCAATTATAATCACCCCAACTAATAATGAAGAATATCCAAAGGATAAAGATGAAATTCAAATGGTTTATAAAATACCAGAACTGCCAGATTCAGATacaattacaataaaattcacaattttagatttaataaaaattttaaaagt AATTATAAAGGATCAAAGTGACGAAGCAACTGccgaaatttcttttaaactGGAACATATAAACAAGTTTCGCGAAGTTTTATATACTCAAATGCTAGAAATTGCTAATTTACAATTGGGATTATGTACATTATGCAAAATTGGTTTGCCTTCATTTACAATGATAGGAAATAAG ATGAAAGTAATGAATGCAGATACCATGAATCGCGTCCTGTTATACTTAAATGAAAAAGCTCTTGATACATTTCATGCTTTACATTTTGAAACTTAA
- the LOC114878111 gene encoding RNA polymerase II subunit A C-terminal domain phosphatase translates to MGTIEITFPPGGPGKILKWRVRMDTMVSAGRVLFLYQNITPGAEDNKSPEKKYRATKFGRVTKFLVKEGDVVQPGQVVMTLEGCRHPTVMKDLCAECGVDLRVEGIGKENENIKILQASVPMVHSVPELKVCPELAEKIGKEDEQRLLNDRKLALLVDLDQTIVHTTNDNIPPNMKDVYHYQLYGPNSPWYHTRLRPNTRHFLSEMSRLYELHICTFGARNYAHTVASLLDKDGILFSNRILSRDECFDPASKTANLKALFPCGDDLVCIIDDREDVWQGCGNLVQVKPYHFFRHTGDIHAPPGLEKNDVSVLPELQSTNEMNNDDNPDESGVNGAPESTNEEAASDNNCKEEIQEITENKENVNEFLEQNDANTKDDTNTSSDLNPNTSNENQDNKTEEAKENSISANLTQDVKSEDKTSNENNIIDEDDDDYLLYLEDILRRIHAEFYATIEKEGRASLRDIIPRVRAQVLKGVHITFSGLIPTHQKLHQSRAYKVARAFGAEVSQDLTDKTTHLVAIRPGTAKANAAKKNPNIRIVNPDWLWTCAERWEHVDERLFPLTAKGRASRIPPPHCSSPERIEEQEKNIEDSFADSINPLMSFTPEEIEIMDKEVEEDMDDQEADVPVFDVEEVESARDIEELGELAEIADIGDTEECDKKSYRDSDSEDLKRRKRKKRNETSEKKKLLPDRKRKKFCNESSEDDTSSSENDDDDPVTRFRRGESLPDDLDLGDNSQDSVEDLELMDNEDEREWNAMGAALEREFLSE, encoded by the exons ATGGGGACAATAGAAATCACATTTCCTCCTGGAGGGCCaggaaaaatattgaaatggAGAGTCCGAATGGATACAATGGTTTCAGCGGGTAGAGTGTTGTTTTTATATCAAAACATCACTCCAGGAGCTGAAGATAATAAGAGTCCTGAGAAAAAATACCGTGCTACAAAATTTGGTCGTGTTACAAAATTTTTGGTAAAGGAAGGAGATGTTGTTCAACCTgg GCAAGTGGTAATGACCCTAGAAGGATGTCGTCATCCTACTGTAATGAAGGACTTATGTGCAGAATGTGGAGTAGATTTAAGGGTTGAAGGAATTggtaaagaaaatgaaaatataaaaatattacaagcTAGTGTACCAATGGTACATAGTGTACCGGAGTTAAAAGTCTGTCCAGAATTAGCtgaaaaaattggaaaagaagATGAACAGCGTTTATTAAATGATCGCAAATTAGCATTACTTGTTGATCTTGACCAAACAATTGTTCATACAACAAATGATAATATTCCTCCTAATATGAAG GATGTTTATCATTACCAACTTTATGGTCCAAATTCTCCTTGGTACCATACTCGTTTAAGGCCTAACACTAGACACTTTCTTTCTGAAATGAGTCGTTTATACGAATTGCACATATGTACATTTGGAGCAAGGAACTATGCGCATACTGTAGCATCATTATTGGATAAAgatggaattttattttctaatagaATACTTTCACGAGATGAATGTTTCGATCCTGCGTCAAAAACAGCTAATCTTAA GGCTTTATTTCCTTGTGGAGATGATCTAGTATGCATTATAGATGATAGAGAAGATGTATGGCAGGGATGTGGAAATTTAGTCCAAGTTAAGCCTTATCATTTTTTTCGTCATACCGGTGATATACATGCACCACCGGGATTAGAGAAAAATGATGTGTCGGTTCTACCTGAATTACAAAGTacaaatgaaatgaataaCGATGATAATCCAGATGAATCGGGTGTTAATGGTGCACCTGAATCGACAAACGAAGAAGCTGCATCagataataattgtaaagaagaaattcaggaaataactgaaaataaagaaaatgtaaatgaGTTTTTAGAACAGAACGATGCGAATACCAAAGATGATACAAACACTAGCTCCGATTTAAATCCTAACACGAGTAATGAAAATCAAGATAATAAAACAGAAGAAgcgaaagaaaattcaatatcAGCTAATTTAACGCAAGATGTTAAAAGCGAGGATAAAACttcgaatgaaaataatattatagacGAAGACGACGACGATTACTTATTATATCTGGAAGATATTCTTCGGAGGATTCATGCCGAATTTTATGCTACTATAGAAAAAGAAGGTCGCGCCTCGTTACGAGATATTATTCCACGAGTTAGGGCACAAGTATTGAAAGGAGTACATATTACTTTTAGTGGATTGATACCTACTCATCAGAAACTTCATCAAAGTCGCGCGTATAAAGTAGCTAGGGCATTTGGAGCAGAAGTATCACAA GATTTGACAGATAAAACTACCCATTTAGTTGCTATTAGACCAGGTACAGCGAAGGCCAATGCCGCCAAGAAAAATCCAAATATAAGAATTGTAAATCCAGATTGGCTTTGGACATGTGCGGAACGTTGGGAACATGTCGATGAACGTTTATTTCCACTTACTGCAAAG GGTCGTGCTTCTAGAATACCGCCACCACATTGTAGTAGCCCAGAACGCATAGAAGAACaagagaaaaatatagaaGATAGTTTTGCTGATAGTATTAATCCGCTAATGTCATTTACACCAgaggaaatagaaattatgGATAAAGAAGTTGAAGAAGATATGGATGATCAAGAAGCGGATGTACCTGTTTTCGATGTCGAAGAAGTAGAAAGTGCAAGGGATATTGAGGAGTTAGGAGAATTAGCGGAGATAGCAGATATAGGTGATACAGAAGAGTGTGATAAGAAAAGTTATAGAGATTCGGATTCTGAAGATTTGAAACGTAGAAAAA GAAAGAAGAGGAATGAGACAAGTGAGAAAAAGAAGTTACTTCCGGataggaagagaaaaaagttTTGTAATGAAAGTTCTGAAGATGATACTTCTTCGAGTGAAAACGATGATGACGACCCCGTAACACGTTTCAGAAGAGGAGAAAGTTTGCCTGATGATTTAGATTTAGGTGATAATTCGCAAGATTCAGTTGAAGATCTTGAATTAATGGACAATGAAGATGAACGAGAATGGAATGCAATGGGTGCAGCTCTTGAAAGAGAATTTCTTTCAGAGTAA
- the LOC114878117 gene encoding 28S ribosomal protein S17, mitochondrial, which yields MNIGKLTKIPHKKRTLTYLLGVCVPSNKYNAAKIRVRRLEFDDYLSMHFPTFEFVYATDPEKLCKTGDTVLIQNLPEKLTRFITHKIVEVIYPLGNVIDPVTGKPVIAAKYRETVQEDAELFGKLPSMYDFTKPVERGRLENIRDFSSRKTYVKHKKDENHPDPYALDPV from the exons ATGAATATAGGAAAACTTACAAAAATACCGCATAAAAAACGAACACTCACCTATTTATTAGGTGTATGTGTTCCttctaataaatataatgCTGCTAAAATACGAGTACGTCGTTTAGAATTTGATGACTATCTTTCAATG CACTTTCCTACATTTGAATTTGTTTATGCTACTGACCCAGAAAAACTATGCAAAACTGGTGATACagttttaatacaaaatttacCTGAAAAATTAACCCGCTTTATTACTCATAag ATTGTTGAAGTCATTTATCCACTTGGAAATGTTATAGATCCTGTAACTGGCAAACCAGTTATTGCAGCAAAATATAG gGAGACTGTACAAGAAGATGCTGAACTATTTGGAAAATTACCATCAATGTATGATTTCACTAAACCAGTAGAGAGGGGAAGACTGGAGAACATCCGAGATTTCTCGAGCAGAAAAACTTACGTGAAACATAAGAAAGATGAAAATCATCCTGATCCATATGCACTAGATCCAGTGTAA